CGACGCCCAGCCCTAAGGCTAAACCTCCTAAGGGGCGTGAACGGTGGTATACCGTATGGCATGAGGTCGTATTGACTCCAGGCATGCAGTATACCCTCCCCCCAGACACTCTGCACTGGTTTCAGGCAGGACCGAAAGGGGCGATAGTCTCCGAGTTTTCCACCACCAGCCGTGACGAGGCCGACGTTTTCACCGACCCCGAGATTGAGCGCATCCCGGTGGTGGAAGGCTAAGGAAGGAGTGGCATTTTTTTTGGTTCTTCCCACCTGAGCGTGCAAAAGGGAGACCCGCCAAATGGGTCTCCCTTTGCACTTTGCAACGCCGGGGATGGCCGAGCCGGCCGCATCCGGGGCTCAGAAGGTGCGGACGATGGTGAAAGTGTAATGGCGGATTGGCATCAAGGTGCGCTCCACTTGCGTGTAGTTATAGTTGAACAGGTTGGCCACATCAAACCCGATTTCGGCGCCTAACAGGCGGTACCCCAAGCGAACGTCGGTCACCTTTTGCGGCACACGTTGATCCCGGGGATAAACCTTCACCCGTTCCAATCGGCTCACGTAACGGTAGTCCGCGCCCACGCGCAGCGGGCCGTAGCTCACGCTCACCGTAGCGGTCAGCAAGTGGCGTGCCCGGTAGGCCAAATAGTCATCGTCAGTAAGGTCCCAGGGCTCGAGAAACGTGTACGACAACGCCGGCGTCAACCGTCCCCGCCAGAGGCTAGCCTGGAGGTTAACCTCCAGGCCACGGATCCTTGCCTCCGTGACGTTCACAAACCTCACCGTGCCGCTGGCGTCAGGCTCCGGTTCGATCAGGTCACGATATTGGCTGTGGAAGAAGGCCAGATCGGCCAGCAAGTAGCGAGTGCATTGGTGGTTGACGCCTATTTCGTGCGACCAGGCTGATTCCGCACGCAAGTTGAGGTTCGGGACTACCCGCAAGCCGGAAACCACTACGTCTGTGAACCGCTCTGCCACACTCGGCGCGCGGAAACCGCGGCCGGAGGACAGGCGGAGCGTTGTCCCCTGCCGCGCCTTCCAGACCAGGCCCACCTTGGGGCTCAGTTGCTGGTCATCGATGCCGATGTCGATGTGGCTGAGGTCAAAGCGACCGCCGACAGTGAGCTGGAAACGCCACGGGAGCTTGAACTCGTCCTGCGCGTAGAAGGCAAGGTTGTAAGCTTCGTGATTGTCGAACATGGTCGACTGTACCCGATCGAATGTACCTTCCACACCTGCCGTTAGCGCATGACCGCGGCCGGGCAGAAAGTCGCTCTGCACTTCAAACCCCACCTTCTCCGCAGATGAGTAGTCGTTGTTGTCATGGAAAAAGTTCTCCCACCGGTTGCGGAAGTAGGACAGTCGCCCCTTGAGCCCCACCTTCTCGCTCAGCGCATGCCGATACACGGCGTTGAAATTTGCCTTCCAGGATTTGACTTTGTCGCCCACTGCTGCTTCGGGCGCTTGCAGTGGGTGGTTTTGGCTTTGCCACATGAAGCTGCTGCCATACTCCGAGCCGTTCCAATTGCTGGTCAACGCCAGGTGCACCTGGGGCGAAATTCGCCAGCCAAGCTTAGCAGTCAAATTGTAACGCAAGAGGTTGCCGTTCTCGCGGTAACCGAGCGATTCTGTCCGTCCGCCGGCAATCATCAGCTCCCCGCCATCAAAGCGCCGACTGTGGCTGATGCTGGTTTCGTTGAAGTGCAGAAGCCTATCGGTCCAGCGCCATTCGGGGTAAGCAGGTTGGTCGTAGAAGCCAACAAGCAAACGGACCTGTGTCACAGGACGCGGGGTGGGTTCCTTGGTGATGATGTTAATCACCCCTCCCATGGCACTGGAACCGTAGAGAGCCGAGCCCGCGCCCTTAACGATCTCGATGTGGTCTATCTGGCCGGGCGAGATAAGATCCCACTTGATGTCCCCGCTATCGCCGGGGAGGATGGGTACCCCGTCTACAAGGTAGAGCACCCGCGTGCCGGCGCCGTG
The sequence above is drawn from the candidate division KSB1 bacterium genome and encodes:
- a CDS encoding TonB-dependent receptor — protein: MWAALTTVALWAAAAAPATAQRYGSIAGTVLSAQTRQPIPGASVMLEGTLLGAATDARGNFLLPRVPPGRYSVKASMIGFAIVSKPNVEVRAGERTELVILMEETIIEAPSVVVTASKRYQEIADSPVSVSVVSQARLNQIGEFNLEQILQYAPGVNFMGSQVNIRGSSGYSHGAGTRVLYLVDGVPILPGDSGDIKWDLISPGQIDHIEIVKGAGSALYGSSAMGGVINIITKEPTPRPVTQVRLLVGFYDQPAYPEWRWTDRLLHFNETSISHSRRFDGGELMIAGGRTESLGYRENGNLLRYNLTAKLGWRISPQVHLALTSNWNGSEYGSSFMWQSQNHPLQAPEAAVGDKVKSWKANFNAVYRHALSEKVGLKGRLSYFRNRWENFFHDNNDYSSAEKVGFEVQSDFLPGRGHALTAGVEGTFDRVQSTMFDNHEAYNLAFYAQDEFKLPWRFQLTVGGRFDLSHIDIGIDDQQLSPKVGLVWKARQGTTLRLSSGRGFRAPSVAERFTDVVVSGLRVVPNLNLRAESAWSHEIGVNHQCTRYLLADLAFFHSQYRDLIEPEPDASGTVRFVNVTEARIRGLEVNLQASLWRGRLTPALSYTFLEPWDLTDDDYLAYRARHLLTATVSVSYGPLRVGADYRYVSRLERVKVYPRDQRVPQKVTDVRLGYRLLGAEIGFDVANLFNYNYTQVERTLMPIRHYTFTIVRTF